One Nesterenkonia populi DNA window includes the following coding sequences:
- a CDS encoding COX15/CtaA family protein: METLTLPFRALGRRLAPVFAPLTQRLPTEITRVTKWIAWASLIANIGIILTGGAVRLTDSGLGCPEWPLCTEDSIVATPEMGIHGAIEFGNRMLTYVLIAIAAAMLLSVIRLRRTHRPLVAMSLIIVAGIPIQAVIGGITVWTNLNPWVVALHFLASAGLVMVATWILGRVNLELRTVGATGTPLVDGPTDRTTRLTGWVILASAWAAVVLGTVVTGTGPHAGDPGSPRHDFDPNLVTQLHVAPVYVLCAATVVLMVRNAQLKASPAQRRAGWFLLAVIVLQGIVGYWQHFTGLPIQLVWVHMLGSALTVVAAANVWDRILAPYRTRGLGDPTAPRTEAAEPALR; the protein is encoded by the coding sequence GTGGAGACCCTGACCCTTCCCTTCCGCGCTCTCGGCCGCCGGCTCGCGCCGGTCTTCGCGCCCTTGACGCAGCGCCTGCCCACCGAGATCACCCGAGTCACCAAGTGGATCGCTTGGGCCTCCCTGATCGCCAACATCGGGATCATCCTGACCGGAGGCGCCGTCCGGCTCACCGACTCGGGGCTGGGCTGCCCGGAGTGGCCGCTCTGCACGGAGGACTCCATCGTCGCCACCCCGGAGATGGGCATCCACGGCGCCATCGAGTTCGGCAACCGGATGCTCACCTACGTGCTGATCGCGATCGCCGCGGCCATGCTGCTCTCGGTGATCCGGCTGCGCCGCACCCACAGGCCGCTGGTGGCAATGTCCCTGATCATCGTCGCAGGCATCCCCATCCAGGCGGTCATCGGCGGAATCACCGTCTGGACCAACCTCAACCCCTGGGTGGTGGCCCTGCACTTCCTCGCCTCTGCCGGGCTGGTGATGGTGGCCACATGGATCCTCGGCCGCGTGAACCTGGAGCTGCGCACCGTCGGAGCGACGGGCACGCCCTTGGTCGACGGGCCCACGGACCGCACCACTCGCCTGACGGGATGGGTCATCCTGGCCTCCGCCTGGGCGGCCGTGGTCCTGGGCACCGTGGTCACCGGCACTGGCCCGCATGCCGGGGACCCCGGCTCGCCGCGGCACGATTTTGACCCCAACCTGGTCACCCAGCTGCACGTGGCCCCTGTCTATGTCCTGTGCGCCGCCACCGTGGTCCTCATGGTTCGAAACGCCCAGCTGAAGGCCTCCCCCGCCCAGCGCCGGGCCGGCTGGTTCCTCCTGGCCGTCATCGTCCTCCAGGGCATCGTGGGCTACTGGCAGCACTTCACTGGTCTGCCCATCCAGCTCGTCTGGGTGCACATGCTCGGCTCGGCGCTGACGGTGGTGGCCGCCGCGAACGTCTGGGACCGCATTCTTGCCCCGTACCGAACCCGTGGGCTGGGCGACCCCACCGCCCCGCGCACCGAGGCCGCAGAGCCCGCCCTGCGCTGA
- a CDS encoding Fpg/Nei family DNA glycosylase: MPELPEVHALAVDLQHRLKGRTVERLDVTAFHALKTFDPPVSAVSGQTVRAVGRIGKFLDIMIGELHLVIHLSLAGWIRWRDSAPQGRPSPKSPIGARLVLDDGTGLDITEAGTRKALALHLVHEPQQVPGVAKLGPDALELDEAGFAEVLRGAGRARIKNVLKTQQHIAGVGNAYSDEILHAAKMSPFKSADMGPDEVARLHQAMQAALTEAMSRAEGRPASDLKKEKKSALKVHGRFGEPCPDCGNTIKQVAYSDSSFQYCPTCQNEGKTFSDRGMDRLF; encoded by the coding sequence ATGCCTGAGCTGCCGGAAGTCCATGCCCTCGCCGTTGACCTTCAGCATCGTTTGAAGGGCCGCACCGTGGAACGTCTGGACGTGACTGCCTTCCACGCGCTGAAGACCTTTGACCCCCCGGTGTCTGCGGTCAGCGGCCAGACGGTGCGGGCGGTGGGCAGGATCGGGAAGTTCCTGGACATCATGATCGGAGAGCTCCACCTGGTCATCCATCTCTCCCTGGCGGGCTGGATCCGGTGGCGGGACTCTGCGCCCCAGGGCAGGCCCTCGCCGAAGAGCCCCATCGGGGCACGTCTCGTGCTCGATGACGGCACTGGGCTGGACATCACCGAGGCTGGGACCCGCAAAGCGCTGGCGCTGCACCTGGTGCACGAGCCGCAGCAGGTTCCCGGTGTGGCCAAACTGGGGCCGGACGCGCTCGAACTGGATGAGGCAGGCTTCGCCGAGGTGCTGCGCGGAGCGGGACGCGCACGCATCAAAAATGTTCTGAAGACGCAGCAGCACATCGCCGGCGTCGGCAACGCCTACTCGGATGAGATCCTGCACGCCGCGAAGATGTCCCCGTTCAAGTCAGCCGACATGGGCCCAGACGAGGTCGCCCGCCTGCATCAGGCGATGCAGGCAGCCCTCACTGAGGCGATGAGCCGGGCCGAGGGCCGGCCCGCCAGCGATCTGAAGAAGGAGAAGAAGTCGGCGCTGAAGGTTCACGGCCGGTTCGGTGAGCCCTGCCCGGACTGCGGGAACACCATCAAACAGGTGGCCTACAGCGACTCCAGCTTCCAGTACTGCCCCACCTGCCAGAACGAGGGGAAGACGTTCTCCGACCGGGGGATGGACAGGCTCTTCTGA
- a CDS encoding ABC transporter permease, which yields MSTEPAEAPAVSRPAPTAARVLAQGLYETRNVLRNGEQLLVSLILPLLVLIGVHRLELIAGQSVPSIDVITPGVLALAVMATGFTGQGIATGFERQYGVLAYLSTTPLGPVGLILGKAVAVLAVILVQVVVLGSAGLALGWSPDLTGLLWLGLGIVIGAAAFTGLGLLIAGTVRAEATLALTNVAWVLMGAAGGAVFPLGHDGAAAALLLIPSASLGEALRSASIEGELAVLPLLILAGWAIFAVLAARRWFQWR from the coding sequence ATGAGCACCGAACCCGCTGAGGCTCCCGCCGTCTCCCGCCCCGCTCCCACTGCTGCCCGAGTGCTGGCGCAGGGTCTCTATGAGACCCGCAATGTGCTGCGCAACGGTGAGCAGCTGCTCGTCAGCCTCATCCTCCCGCTGCTGGTCCTCATCGGTGTGCACCGCTTGGAGCTGATCGCGGGCCAGTCGGTGCCCTCCATCGATGTCATCACTCCTGGGGTGCTTGCGCTGGCCGTGATGGCCACCGGCTTCACCGGGCAGGGCATCGCCACCGGCTTCGAACGCCAGTACGGGGTCCTCGCCTACCTCTCGACCACTCCCCTGGGCCCCGTGGGGCTGATCCTCGGCAAGGCAGTGGCTGTGCTGGCTGTGATCCTGGTCCAGGTGGTGGTGCTGGGCTCCGCCGGCCTTGCGCTGGGATGGAGCCCAGACCTGACCGGGCTCCTCTGGCTGGGCCTGGGCATCGTCATAGGCGCGGCCGCGTTCACCGGCCTGGGGCTGCTGATCGCCGGAACCGTACGCGCCGAAGCCACACTGGCCCTCACGAACGTAGCGTGGGTCCTGATGGGCGCCGCGGGCGGAGCGGTGTTCCCCCTGGGGCACGACGGCGCCGCTGCGGCGCTGCTGCTGATTCCCTCCGCCTCGCTCGGCGAGGCCCTGCGCTCGGCGAGCATCGAAGGCGAGCTCGCCGTCCTGCCCCTCCTCATCCTGGCCGGCTGGGCGATCTTCGCCGTGCTGGCCGCCCGACGCTGGTTCCAGTGGAGATAG